The genome window GTCTGGGATCAAAAGCAATCAGAGACAGCTCCGGCCTTTATTACATCACCCGCGTTGCGAACCCGAACGGCCAGCTTGCGAACAGAGGAGATGCTGCAACCATCAAATACACAGGTTATCTGCTCGACGGGACCAAAGTGGTGTCGTCAACTGTGGACAGCAAGACAACTTTTACCTTCCCGGTTGAAGGTTACCTTTTCTGGGGTGGCATTGAGAGAGGGATATTTTTGATGAAGACGGGCGAAAAAGCAACATTCTTCTTGCCTTTTTATCTGGCTTCCGGAAATGTGGATAAAGTGAACATTCCGGCTTATTCGCCGATCCGTCTGGAAGTTGAATTTATTCAGACACGCTCTGAAGTGCAGCAGATTGATGAATTCATTGCCAAAAAGAATTACAAAAATTTTGAGCGGACATCTGATAACCTGGTTATTATCAGATCAAACCAAGTAACCGGCGATACGATTAAAGCCGGAGAAGCGGTCAAAGTTAAATATGTAGGTAAGCTTCTGGACGACGTCAAGTTTGATGAAGGCACCAGCTCATTTATAACTTCATCAGGCGGCACTATTGCAGGGTTCGACCGTGCGTTGCGTAAACTACGCAAAAAAGAAAAAGCAATCATTATTTTCCCATCGGCACTAGGATATGGGAAAACCGGTAGGGGCGACAAAATTTTGCCTTACGCACCGTTGCAATTCGAAATAGAAGTTTTAGCAGATTAGAATTCGTAAGCATCTCAATATCAGTGTAAAAGGTA of Dyadobacter chenhuakuii contains these proteins:
- a CDS encoding FKBP-type peptidyl-prolyl cis-trans isomerase, with the translated sequence MKRINLSLVIVFALLIGLSGCMDSDGPDDTAKVKENETAIENYLKTDSLGSKAIRDSSGLYYITRVANPNGQLANRGDAATIKYTGYLLDGTKVVSSTVDSKTTFTFPVEGYLFWGGIERGIFLMKTGEKATFFLPFYLASGNVDKVNIPAYSPIRLEVEFIQTRSEVQQIDEFIAKKNYKNFERTSDNLVIIRSNQVTGDTIKAGEAVKVKYVGKLLDDVKFDEGTSSFITSSGGTIAGFDRALRKLRKKEKAIIIFPSALGYGKTGRGDKILPYAPLQFEIEVLAD